The Chryseolinea soli genome contains a region encoding:
- a CDS encoding bestrophin family protein: MHTGKSYKFFEFLIWTRRDIYRLAAIGITAVVLYQVAGLTWVAIPWTVVALLGTATAFIVGFKNTQTYNRTWEARQIWGEIVNNSRSWGIICRDFLSNPEKTKQLIYRHLAWLTVMRFQMREKRAWENVRKRYNIEYQKYYSVPENETSLDTELSKYLSPEELTYILSTKSKATQIMALQSKTLKELYANQEIVVLQLVEMQRTIKEFYTQQGRSERIKNFPYPRQFATINSMFVKLFSFLLPFGMLREFDKLNEGVEGFMKGNMIWLVIPFSLLISWVYTSLDQVGESTENPFEGNANDVPISQLCRMIEIDLREMLGETDLPPALEPKHDIIL, from the coding sequence ATGCACACCGGCAAATCATACAAATTTTTTGAGTTTCTCATTTGGACCCGGAGGGACATTTATCGCTTAGCCGCCATCGGCATTACTGCGGTCGTTCTTTACCAAGTAGCTGGGCTAACATGGGTGGCGATTCCGTGGACAGTCGTAGCGCTTTTAGGTACCGCTACGGCATTCATCGTAGGCTTCAAAAATACGCAAACGTATAACCGCACTTGGGAGGCCCGGCAGATCTGGGGAGAGATCGTGAACAACAGCCGATCGTGGGGCATCATCTGCCGGGATTTTTTGAGCAATCCAGAGAAAACAAAACAACTTATTTACCGGCACCTCGCCTGGCTGACCGTGATGCGTTTTCAGATGCGGGAAAAGAGAGCCTGGGAAAATGTTCGCAAGCGATATAATATAGAGTATCAAAAATATTATAGCGTTCCCGAAAACGAGACTTCTTTGGACACTGAACTTTCCAAATATCTTTCACCAGAAGAGTTAACCTATATATTGTCAACCAAAAGTAAAGCCACGCAGATCATGGCGTTGCAAAGCAAGACCTTAAAGGAGCTTTACGCCAACCAGGAGATCGTCGTGCTTCAGCTAGTTGAAATGCAGCGGACCATCAAAGAATTTTACACGCAACAAGGCCGGAGCGAACGGATCAAGAATTTTCCTTATCCCAGGCAATTTGCTACGATCAATTCGATGTTCGTGAAATTGTTTTCCTTTCTTCTTCCATTCGGCATGCTACGCGAGTTTGACAAGCTTAACGAAGGCGTTGAAGGATTCATGAAAGGAAATATGATCTGGTTGGTCATTCCTTTTAGCCTATTGATCTCTTGGGTGTATACTTCCTTGGATCAGGTTGGGGAAAGCACGGAAAATCCATTTGAAGGGAACGCCAATGATGTGCCCATCTCCCAGTTGTGCCGAATGATTGAAATCGATCTCCGGGAAATGCTGGGGGAAACCGATTTGCCTCCTGCCCTGGAACCAAAACATGACATTATTCTTTAG